GCTTTGCTGCCACGTTGTTGGTGTTGACGCTGATCATTGTGGGTAACACGTTTGTGCGGCTGTTAGCCGATGCCAGCAGTGGCAACCTGCCTGCGGATTTAGTGGGTAATTTGTTGTGGCTCGGCGCGTTGAAACAACTGATTCGCTTGATTCCAGTCGCGCTGCTGATCGGGATGATGCTGGCATTTAGCCGCTTGTACCGCGATTCAGAAATGGCAGCATTGCGGGCGGCGGGGTTTGCACCCCGGCATTTTTATCAAGCGATTTTCAGTTTCGTATTACCCTTAACGCTGGTGTTAGCCGTATTGGTGATCGTGGTGTCGCCTTGGTTGGAAAGCAATAATGCGGAGTTACGGCGTGAAATTAACGAGCGTCCAGAAGCAGCAGGCATTCCACCCGGTGAATTTGTCAGCTCCGGCACGGCTGAACGCAATTATACCGCACTCGCCGAAAGCATTGATCCCAGCCGCACGGTCATGGAACGCTTTTTCATCCGCGCTCAAGACGGTGCTAAAGAGGTGCTAATTTGGGCTAAATCGGCGGTGTTATTCATTGATTCCGGCAGTGGTGAGCGGGTATTACAAATCAGCGACGGCTACCGTTACGAATCGGATCCAGAACAAGGCGGCATGACGATTATCCGTTTCGGCGAACACAGCATCCGCATACCCCTACGCAATTACAACGCCAGTAACAGCTTGGCAGCCGTTCCTATCCTGCAATTGTGGCAGCAAACGGATAATGCCTCGCAAGCAGAACTGCAATGGCGGGCGGCGGTGATCATTTCAGCACCGTTATTGGCTTTATTAGCCTTTCCATTGAGTTATACCGCACCTCGGCAAGGACGTTACGGCAAAATTGCCGTGGCTATTCTTATCTACGCGCTCTATGCCAGTTTATTAGCGACGGTGCGCGGCATGATGGAACGCGGGGATTTCCCCCTACTGCCCGGTCTGTGGTGGATACACTTGTTAGTGCTGGGATTAGCCTTCTGGCTGTTGCACAAATATTACGGAAAACCTGCATGAATCTTTTAGAACGCTACCTGTGGAAAAGCGTCCTCTCCAGCATTTTACTGACCTGGTTATCACTGACCCTGCTCGATAGGTTTTTTGCGTTTCTCGGCGAACTCGGGGATATCAGCCCTGATACGCAATACGGCAATGTGCAAGCACTCTATTACATCTTGATGGGAACACCCAAACTTCTCTACGATTACTTCCCGACAGCTACGTTGATTGGCAGCCTACTGGGGTTGGGCAATCTTGCCGCGAACAGTGAGCTGACGGCAATGCGGGCAGCCGGTATTTCCATACACCAAATTGTGGGGATGACACTAAAACTGGGGCTGGTACTGGTGGTCATGGTGTTTGTATTAGGCGAATGGGTCGCGCCCCGCACTGAACTGGCAGCCAGCAGTTTTAAGTTACGAATGCAGCAAAAACAGTTGGCGATCGGGAATCAAGGAATCTGGATCAAAGACGGCGACCGCATTATCAATATCGCTAAATTGTGGTCAGAAAAGAAAATGGAAGGGCTGTCTATCTACACAGTCAACCCAGAAGCCGGGCGTATTGACACCATCACGCACGCTGCTCGCGCTGAAC
The DNA window shown above is from Candidatus Thiothrix sulfatifontis and carries:
- the lptG gene encoding LPS export ABC transporter permease LptG, producing the protein MNLLERYLWKSVLSSILLTWLSLTLLDRFFAFLGELGDISPDTQYGNVQALYYILMGTPKLLYDYFPTATLIGSLLGLGNLAANSELTAMRAAGISIHQIVGMTLKLGLVLVVMVFVLGEWVAPRTELAASSFKLRMQQKQLAIGNQGIWIKDGDRIINIAKLWSEKKMEGLSIYTVNPEAGRIDTITHAARAERDATGWILYELTRKVIQIDGVRQETLAQVHEDKLIPEQVLSIAAVKPNQLAASELADFIKHQRENELSSKRFEQAFWQHFTTPLSTLVMLIIAAPFVFSFQRNAGAGQRIFIGILIGIVFFLFNRMFGSVGIVYGIPPLLSATLPLLVFLVGGVWMLRRLR
- the lptF gene encoding LPS export ABC transporter permease LptF, with product MIINRYLFKEIALSFAATLLVLTLIIVGNTFVRLLADASSGNLPADLVGNLLWLGALKQLIRLIPVALLIGMMLAFSRLYRDSEMAALRAAGFAPRHFYQAIFSFVLPLTLVLAVLVIVVSPWLESNNAELRREINERPEAAGIPPGEFVSSGTAERNYTALAESIDPSRTVMERFFIRAQDGAKEVLIWAKSAVLFIDSGSGERVLQISDGYRYESDPEQGGMTIIRFGEHSIRIPLRNYNASNSLAAVPILQLWQQTDNASQAELQWRAAVIISAPLLALLAFPLSYTAPRQGRYGKIAVAILIYALYASLLATVRGMMERGDFPLLPGLWWIHLLVLGLAFWLLHKYYGKPA